Proteins co-encoded in one Capnocytophaga ochracea DSM 7271 genomic window:
- the nrdG gene encoding anaerobic ribonucleoside-triphosphate reductase activating protein: MGTLRYSSYDIVLQEVPNEISLCFTITGCPLGCEGCHSEYIWDGSKGCALTNEGLEQLLSKYEDMISCVLFMGGEWQVETLLSLIFQVKCKRLKTALYTGLNLKQVQRKYPELLGCLDYIKTGKWLPKLGGLDSPTTNQEFLNLQTGEVMNKVFLKVKGKA; encoded by the coding sequence ATGGGAACGCTACGGTATAGCAGTTACGATATAGTCCTCCAAGAAGTACCCAACGAGATATCCCTGTGTTTTACCATCACAGGGTGTCCGTTAGGCTGCGAGGGTTGCCATTCCGAATATATTTGGGACGGTAGCAAAGGCTGTGCGCTTACTAATGAAGGTTTAGAACAACTGCTTAGCAAGTATGAAGATATGATAAGCTGTGTGCTGTTTATGGGAGGCGAGTGGCAGGTAGAAACCCTGCTCTCGCTTATCTTTCAAGTGAAGTGCAAACGGCTGAAAACGGCACTCTATACAGGGCTTAACCTCAAGCAAGTACAGCGCAAATACCCTGAGCTGTTAGGGTGTTTAGACTACATCAAAACCGGCAAGTGGTTACCTAAACTCGGTGGCTTAGACAGCCCCACCACCAATCAAGAGTTTTTAAACCTGCAAACCGGAGAGGTGATGAATAAAGTGTTTTTAAAGGTAAAAGGAAAAGCCTGA